One part of the Microlunatus elymi genome encodes these proteins:
- the pcaDC gene encoding bifunctional 3-oxoadipate enol-lactonase/4-carboxymuconolactone decarboxylase PcaDC — MSTPRISGRMYGNPDLPPLVLGPSLGTTADSLWRPVIDLVWGEFSIFAFDLPGHGLSDPAAGSFTMAELADSVLDAVRSSPIGERRFRYAGVSIGGAIGLQLLLDHPDRLRPMPVLLCTGAKIGEPEDWQQRADEVRRSGSASWLDRSLQRWFAPGFASSRPGRATALGRALSDADDESYAKLCEVLAVFDVRDRLAEIELPLIAVSGDHDVAAPPAVVEQLATGVRQGVHIRLDDVGHLAPVEAPDLVARILAGGPPADRFERGLATRRAVLGDDHVDRAEHGVTTFTADFQKLITDYAWDGIWNRPGLDRRARSMITITALVALGHHDELAMHVKAARRNGLSADEISEVLLQSAIYCGVPAANTAYKIAGRALAEFDLIAGAQERDQEEQTSTP; from the coding sequence ATGAGCACGCCGAGGATCAGCGGCCGGATGTACGGCAATCCGGACCTGCCGCCGTTGGTGCTGGGTCCGTCGCTCGGCACCACCGCGGACAGCCTGTGGCGGCCGGTGATCGATCTGGTCTGGGGCGAATTCAGCATCTTCGCCTTCGATCTGCCCGGCCACGGTCTCAGCGACCCGGCTGCCGGCTCCTTCACGATGGCCGAGCTCGCCGACAGCGTACTCGACGCGGTGCGGTCGTCACCGATCGGTGAGCGCCGATTCCGGTACGCCGGGGTCTCCATCGGTGGTGCGATCGGTCTTCAGCTGTTGCTTGATCATCCGGATCGGCTCCGGCCGATGCCGGTGCTGTTGTGTACCGGCGCGAAGATCGGCGAACCCGAGGACTGGCAACAGCGAGCCGACGAGGTACGCCGTTCGGGCTCGGCGAGTTGGCTGGACCGCAGCCTGCAGCGGTGGTTCGCGCCCGGTTTCGCTTCGTCCCGGCCCGGTCGTGCAACGGCCCTCGGCCGTGCGCTGTCGGATGCCGACGACGAGAGTTACGCCAAGCTGTGTGAGGTTCTGGCAGTTTTCGACGTACGCGACCGGCTGGCCGAGATCGAGCTGCCGCTGATCGCCGTCTCCGGTGATCACGATGTCGCCGCGCCGCCCGCCGTCGTCGAACAACTGGCCACCGGCGTACGCCAGGGTGTGCACATCCGGTTGGACGACGTCGGTCATCTGGCGCCGGTGGAGGCTCCCGATCTGGTGGCCCGGATCCTGGCCGGCGGACCGCCGGCCGATCGGTTCGAGCGCGGGCTGGCGACGAGACGCGCAGTGCTCGGCGATGATCACGTCGATCGCGCCGAGCACGGCGTGACCACGTTCACCGCCGACTTCCAGAAGTTGATCACCGACTACGCCTGGGACGGCATCTGGAATCGCCCCGGACTCGATCGCCGCGCCCGTTCCATGATCACCATCACCGCTCTGGTGGCACTCGGGCACCACGACGAGTTGGCGATGCATGTCAAAGCAGCCCGACGCAACGGCCTGAGCGCCGACGAGATCTCCGAGGTGCTGCTGCAGTCGGCGATCTATTGCGGCGTGCCGGCGGCCAACACCGCGTACAAGATCGCGGGCCGAGCGCTGGCGGAGTTCGACCTGATTGCCGGCGCGCAGGAGCGCGACCAGGAAGAACAGACATCGACGCCTTGA
- a CDS encoding lyase family protein produces MPSPDPFWPGDHRAGAVFTARALIDAMITVERCWLESLADAGIAEAAQPELITPEVITDADLERIFTESEAAGNPVPALLRHLRDRLPEATAEWLHRGLTSQDVVDSAMMIMVGDVLAELDLQLGRQTEVLCRLADEHRDDVMPGRTLGQPAVPITFGLKAANWLTGVLDAADAIAGLGRPAQFGGAAGTMAAGTELARQARLREPATVARRLAESAARRSGLRPAPPWHTSRAPVTRIGDALADCCTAWGRIANDVITGSRPEIGELAEAAGGGSSTMPGKANPILSIMIRRAALAAPSSVERLRLAAAEATEERSPGGWHLEWTALAELSRHTLTASGQTSELVAGLRIDATRMRRNCSDDLLAEASSMITIRQSAEPPSRPDDYLGTCSLIIDAVLARASDGNKG; encoded by the coding sequence TTGCCTTCGCCTGATCCGTTCTGGCCGGGTGACCATCGAGCCGGCGCGGTGTTCACGGCGCGCGCGTTGATCGACGCCATGATCACGGTGGAACGATGCTGGCTGGAGTCGTTGGCCGACGCCGGCATCGCCGAGGCTGCCCAGCCCGAGTTGATCACACCCGAGGTGATCACCGACGCCGACCTCGAGCGGATCTTCACCGAGAGCGAAGCCGCGGGCAACCCGGTGCCGGCGCTGCTGCGTCACTTGCGCGACCGACTGCCCGAGGCCACCGCCGAATGGTTGCATCGTGGCCTGACCAGTCAGGACGTCGTCGACAGCGCGATGATGATCATGGTCGGCGATGTGCTCGCCGAGCTTGATCTCCAACTGGGTCGGCAGACCGAAGTGCTGTGCCGGTTGGCGGATGAGCATCGCGACGACGTGATGCCGGGCCGCACCCTCGGCCAGCCGGCGGTGCCGATCACGTTCGGGCTGAAGGCGGCGAACTGGCTGACCGGTGTGTTGGACGCCGCCGACGCGATCGCCGGCCTCGGCCGACCGGCACAGTTCGGCGGTGCCGCCGGGACGATGGCGGCCGGCACCGAACTGGCCCGGCAGGCCCGCCTGCGCGAGCCCGCCACCGTCGCCCGGCGGTTGGCGGAATCCGCCGCCCGCCGATCGGGTCTGAGACCGGCGCCGCCCTGGCACACCTCGCGCGCACCGGTGACCCGGATCGGCGACGCCTTGGCCGATTGCTGTACGGCCTGGGGCAGGATCGCCAACGACGTGATCACCGGATCGCGGCCGGAGATCGGCGAACTGGCCGAGGCCGCCGGCGGCGGATCGTCGACCATGCCGGGCAAGGCCAATCCGATCCTGTCGATCATGATCCGGCGTGCCGCACTGGCCGCCCCGAGCTCCGTCGAACGGCTCCGGCTGGCGGCCGCCGAGGCCACCGAGGAACGCTCCCCCGGCGGCTGGCACCTGGAGTGGACGGCTCTGGCGGAGTTGTCTCGGCACACCCTCACCGCATCCGGTCAGACGTCGGAACTCGTTGCGGGGCTGAGGATCGACGCCACCCGGATGCGCCGCAACTGCTCCGACGACCTGCTGGCGGAGGCGAGCTCCATGATCACCATCCGGCAATCTGCTGAACCGCCGTCGCGCCCGGACGACTATCTGGGGACCTGCTCCTTGATCATCGACGCCGTACTGGCGCGAGCGAGCGACGGGAACAAGGGCTGA
- the pcaG gene encoding protocatechuate 3,4-dioxygenase subunit alpha, which translates to MTPAPEPTLNPTLKPTPGQTVGPFFGFALPYEQGPELVTAGVAGAIRLYGTIRDGAGTPIPDALLEIWQPDADGNIIERPGSLQRDGWTFTGFGRAATARDGSYNFTTIEPGPTAAGAAPFIALTFFARGLLDCLFTRIYLPDHPALQNDPLLTALPPDRRQSMIAIRDDHGLRFDVCLQGEAETVWLAFA; encoded by the coding sequence GTGACGCCGGCCCCGGAACCGACCTTGAATCCGACGTTGAAGCCGACGCCGGGCCAGACGGTGGGACCGTTCTTCGGTTTCGCGCTGCCGTACGAGCAGGGTCCAGAACTGGTCACGGCCGGCGTCGCCGGCGCGATCCGCTTGTACGGAACGATTCGTGACGGCGCGGGCACCCCGATCCCGGATGCTCTGCTGGAGATCTGGCAGCCCGATGCGGACGGCAACATCATCGAACGACCGGGTTCGCTGCAACGCGACGGCTGGACCTTCACCGGCTTCGGCCGCGCTGCCACCGCCCGAGACGGCAGCTACAACTTCACCACCATCGAGCCTGGGCCGACAGCCGCCGGCGCGGCGCCCTTCATCGCCCTGACCTTCTTCGCCCGCGGACTGCTGGACTGCCTGTTCACCCGGATCTACCTGCCCGATCATCCGGCTCTGCAGAACGATCCGCTGCTGACCGCACTGCCGCCCGACCGTCGGCAGTCCATGATCGCGATCCGCGATGATCATGGTCTGCGTTTCGACGTGTGCTTGCAGGGCGAGGCTGAGACGGTGTGGCTTGCCTTCGCCTGA
- the pcaH gene encoding protocatechuate 3,4-dioxygenase subunit beta — MSASPSQQRILPSQQQISREIGELAAAPARGVPQPLLDYPPYRSSLLRHPTKALRHAVPELIERTAPVFGERDIDAVEADLTIQHSGEPLGERMVVTGRVVDADGRPVRGQLVEIWQANAAGRYLHNHDQHHAPIDPNFTGVGRCLTDDDGQYRFITIKPGPYPWRNHDNAWRPAHIHFSLFGRAFTERLVTQMYFPADPLMPYDPISQSITDPAVLARLIARYDHTLSMPETMTGYRWDIVLSGSRRTAMEPEEDQP; from the coding sequence GTGAGTGCGAGCCCTTCGCAGCAACGGATCCTGCCTTCCCAGCAGCAGATCAGCCGGGAGATCGGCGAGTTGGCGGCCGCTCCTGCTCGAGGCGTTCCCCAGCCGCTGCTCGACTATCCGCCGTATCGCAGCAGCCTGCTCCGGCACCCGACCAAGGCGTTGCGGCACGCCGTTCCGGAGTTGATCGAACGCACCGCGCCGGTGTTCGGCGAGCGGGACATCGACGCGGTCGAGGCAGATCTGACCATCCAGCATTCCGGCGAACCGTTGGGCGAGCGGATGGTCGTCACCGGCCGGGTCGTCGACGCCGACGGACGCCCGGTACGCGGCCAGTTGGTCGAGATCTGGCAGGCGAACGCGGCCGGCCGCTACCTCCACAACCATGATCAACATCACGCGCCGATCGACCCCAACTTCACCGGAGTCGGCCGCTGCCTCACCGATGACGACGGGCAGTATCGCTTCATCACGATCAAGCCCGGCCCCTACCCGTGGCGCAACCACGACAACGCCTGGCGCCCGGCGCACATCCATTTCTCCTTGTTCGGCAGGGCATTCACCGAGCGTCTGGTGACGCAGATGTACTTTCCCGCTGACCCGCTGATGCCGTACGACCCGATATCGCAGTCGATCACCGACCCGGCCGTGCTGGCCCGGTTGATCGCCCGCTACGACCACACTCTCTCGATGCCGGAGACGATGACGGGCTACCGCTGGGACATCGTGCTGTCCGGGTCGCGCCGGACCGCAATGGAGCCCGAGGAGGATCAGCCGTGA
- a CDS encoding 4-hydroxybenzoate 3-monooxygenase: MAAKVRTQVAIVGAGPAGLLLSELLQRHGVESIVVESRTREHVEARVRAGILEHSSVELLTEIGLDQNLRAHGQRHHGIYLQWPGSRIHLDFQQLIGRSVWLYGQTELTTDLGRARDAAGQQIIYQVSDTSVVDHHSDHPAVILTDADGTPRRIDAEVVVGCDGSFGPCRDAATDPTTRRYQRLLPYSWLGVLAQVAPSTDELIYSWHPRGFALHSMRSAAVSRLYLQVPNQTKIEDWSDDRIWSELATRLEAGEPGWTLHDGPILEKSVLPMHSFVMEPLRSGRLFLAGDAGHIVPPTGAKGLNLAIADVARLAPALATMIINDDHVAADAYSDQALQRVWRCTEFSVRMTQMLHIDDDRFRGRLQQAQLRWLASSTTAARELAQNYAGLPIGFTDD; encoded by the coding sequence ATGGCCGCGAAGGTGCGCACCCAGGTCGCCATCGTCGGCGCCGGACCGGCCGGCCTGCTGCTCTCCGAACTCCTGCAGCGTCACGGCGTCGAGTCGATCGTGGTCGAATCCAGAACGCGGGAGCACGTCGAGGCGAGGGTACGCGCCGGCATCCTGGAGCATTCATCCGTGGAGTTGCTGACCGAGATCGGACTGGACCAGAACCTGCGCGCCCACGGCCAGCGGCACCACGGCATCTATCTGCAGTGGCCGGGATCACGCATCCACCTCGACTTCCAGCAGCTGATCGGTCGCAGTGTCTGGCTCTACGGCCAGACCGAGTTGACCACGGACCTGGGCCGAGCCCGGGACGCGGCGGGCCAGCAGATCATCTACCAGGTCAGTGACACCTCCGTTGTTGATCATCATTCCGACCACCCTGCGGTCATCCTCACCGACGCCGACGGCACGCCCCGGCGGATCGACGCCGAGGTGGTGGTGGGTTGCGACGGTTCGTTCGGCCCGTGCCGAGATGCCGCGACCGATCCGACCACCCGTCGTTACCAACGGCTACTGCCGTACTCCTGGTTGGGCGTGCTGGCGCAGGTGGCGCCGTCGACCGACGAGTTGATCTACTCCTGGCATCCGCGCGGGTTCGCGCTGCACTCGATGCGGTCGGCGGCCGTCAGCCGGCTCTACCTCCAGGTCCCGAATCAGACGAAGATCGAAGACTGGTCCGACGACCGGATCTGGAGCGAGCTGGCGACCCGGCTCGAGGCGGGCGAGCCGGGCTGGACGCTGCACGACGGTCCGATCCTGGAGAAGTCGGTGCTGCCGATGCACAGCTTCGTGATGGAGCCGCTGCGATCCGGGCGGCTGTTCCTGGCCGGCGATGCCGGGCACATCGTGCCGCCGACCGGAGCCAAGGGACTCAACCTGGCGATCGCCGACGTGGCGAGGCTGGCGCCGGCGCTGGCAACCATGATCATCAACGATGATCACGTTGCCGCCGACGCGTACTCCGACCAGGCTTTGCAACGAGTGTGGAGATGTACGGAGTTCTCCGTCCGGATGACGCAGATGTTGCACATCGACGACGATCGGTTCCGCGGGCGGTTGCAGCAGGCTCAGCTGCGGTGGCTCGCCAGCAGCACCACCGCAGCCCGGGAGTTGGCGCAGAACTACGCCGGCCTGCCGATCGGCTTCACCGACGACTGA
- a CDS encoding inositol monophosphatase family protein gives MTVVDARTEDLELAAGLVREAGRLAARMLAEGLETRHKTSISDVVSDADQACEKLITERLAEQRPDDGLVGEEGARRPGHRTWYIDPVDGTYNFLSKLAIWCSAVGLTDDDGLVLGAVYHPVADELWVGGRGHPTTCNGVPVELLTDVSLAKVSIGSYLPPHRLTADRIDGIRPLLNAISAAATVRVIGSGSIELASVAGGRIGASLHAGTLPWDWVPGAALVEAAGGATEKVTVAGRDYFVAGNRQAVQEIRAALLSA, from the coding sequence ATGACTGTCGTCGATGCGCGTACCGAAGATCTCGAACTGGCTGCCGGACTGGTGCGGGAGGCGGGCCGCCTGGCGGCACGGATGCTCGCCGAGGGCTTGGAGACCCGGCACAAGACGTCGATCTCCGACGTCGTTTCCGATGCCGATCAGGCCTGCGAGAAGTTGATCACCGAGCGACTGGCGGAGCAGCGTCCCGACGACGGGTTGGTCGGTGAGGAAGGGGCCCGTCGGCCGGGGCATCGGACCTGGTACATCGATCCGGTCGACGGCACCTACAACTTCCTGTCCAAGCTGGCGATCTGGTGCTCGGCGGTCGGGCTCACCGACGACGACGGTCTGGTGCTGGGTGCCGTCTATCACCCGGTGGCCGACGAACTGTGGGTCGGCGGTCGCGGGCACCCGACGACCTGCAACGGGGTGCCGGTGGAGCTGTTGACCGATGTCTCGCTGGCAAAGGTGTCGATCGGCAGCTACCTGCCCCCGCACCGGCTGACTGCCGACCGGATCGACGGCATCCGGCCGCTGCTGAACGCGATCTCCGCGGCCGCGACGGTCCGGGTGATCGGTTCCGGTTCGATCGAGCTGGCCTCGGTGGCGGGCGGCCGGATCGGTGCTTCGCTGCACGCCGGCACGCTGCCGTGGGACTGGGTGCCCGGCGCGGCCCTGGTGGAAGCCGCCGGTGGCGCGACCGAAAAGGTCACGGTGGCGGGTCGGGACTACTTCGTGGCCGGGAACCGGCAAGCGGTGCAGGAGATCCGCGCGGCACTGCTGTCGGCCTGA
- a CDS encoding ABC transporter permease produces the protein MPVLKRIWHNYVLRRILRAIFVIWVVATAVFFMVRLLPGNPVQVYINQQIAQYGVSYQDAAASAASYFSFDPQTPILVQYLNYMLGLLHGDMGMSIATRGVSVTHLIAEYLPWTLFSVGIGILIAIVVGLFLGMVMAYRRGGAIDHGVTAIGSFLHAIPNYLMAIIIVVIGGALLGLFDVGSMRGTVTPGIDPSYGLAWVQDIFYHASLPILTYVLTTVGTWALIMKSSTTQILGEDYVTVARARGLNDMWIRTNYVGRNAILPMVAQIATTAGFVVGGAIFVEQTFKYDGIGVTLYSALQTRDYTVLQGILLVLTATVVFANLIADLLYSVLDPRIRTDETGA, from the coding sequence GTGCCCGTCCTGAAACGGATCTGGCACAACTACGTGCTCCGGCGAATACTCCGGGCGATCTTCGTGATCTGGGTGGTCGCGACAGCGGTGTTCTTCATGGTCCGGTTGCTACCCGGCAACCCGGTGCAGGTCTACATCAACCAGCAGATCGCGCAGTACGGCGTCAGCTATCAGGATGCAGCTGCTTCGGCGGCCTCGTACTTCAGCTTCGATCCGCAGACCCCGATCCTGGTTCAGTACCTGAACTACATGCTCGGTCTGCTGCACGGTGACATGGGGATGTCGATCGCCACCCGCGGCGTCTCGGTCACTCACCTGATCGCGGAATATCTGCCCTGGACGTTGTTCAGTGTCGGCATCGGGATCTTGATCGCGATCGTGGTCGGATTGTTCCTGGGCATGGTGATGGCCTACCGTCGCGGCGGCGCCATCGATCACGGCGTGACCGCGATCGGCAGCTTCCTGCACGCGATCCCGAACTACCTGATGGCGATCATCATCGTGGTGATCGGCGGTGCGCTGCTCGGACTCTTCGACGTCGGCAGCATGCGCGGCACGGTCACCCCCGGCATCGATCCCTCGTACGGGCTGGCCTGGGTGCAGGACATCTTCTACCACGCGTCGTTGCCGATCTTGACCTACGTGTTGACCACGGTCGGCACCTGGGCGTTGATCATGAAATCCTCGACCACCCAGATCCTCGGCGAGGACTACGTCACGGTGGCTCGGGCGCGCGGACTGAACGACATGTGGATTCGCACCAACTACGTCGGCCGGAACGCGATCCTGCCGATGGTGGCGCAGATCGCCACTACCGCCGGATTCGTCGTCGGCGGCGCGATCTTCGTCGAACAGACCTTCAAGTACGACGGGATCGGCGTCACCCTCTACAGCGCATTGCAGACCCGGGATTACACCGTGCTGCAAGGAATCCTGCTCGTGCTGACCGCAACGGTGGTGTTCGCGAACCTGATCGCGGACCTGCTCTACAGCGTGCTGGATCCGCGGATCCGCACCGACGAGACGGGGGCATGA
- a CDS encoding ABC transporter permease has product MSAASAETAGLPVEPVTAKRSYRGGGLLTQLTRSPSGFAGLILVVVIVGVSLIAPIFVEAPSADVNLIWTPPSSAHLLGTNGSGEDILKLVLRGGTTVIFVGFGAAALTTAIAIVMGSLAAYFRGRFDAIALQITDIVMTIPTIVLLAVLGAFFQLNSPVALAALLGAFTWPVLMRSIRAQVLSLKEREFVEAARLLDLGTMRVVFVEIVPNMASYILINFIIAITNAIYALVGLYLLGLAPMAGSNWAIMINDAWTSGAMFNPNAMSYIFSPVAAIILLQLGLIMLSRSLEEILNPRLRDR; this is encoded by the coding sequence ATGAGTGCGGCTTCCGCAGAGACCGCCGGCCTGCCGGTCGAGCCCGTCACGGCCAAGCGTTCCTATCGTGGCGGGGGATTGCTCACCCAACTCACCCGCAGCCCTTCCGGCTTCGCCGGGCTGATCCTGGTGGTCGTGATCGTCGGTGTGTCACTGATCGCGCCGATCTTCGTCGAGGCTCCGTCCGCCGACGTCAACCTGATCTGGACGCCGCCGAGCTCGGCGCATCTGCTGGGCACCAACGGCAGCGGCGAGGACATCCTCAAGCTGGTCCTCCGCGGTGGCACCACGGTGATCTTCGTCGGCTTCGGGGCCGCAGCGCTGACCACGGCGATCGCGATCGTGATGGGTTCGCTGGCCGCCTATTTCCGCGGCCGGTTCGACGCGATTGCACTGCAGATCACCGACATCGTGATGACGATTCCGACGATCGTTCTGCTGGCCGTGCTGGGCGCCTTCTTCCAGCTCAACTCTCCGGTGGCTCTGGCCGCCCTGCTCGGTGCCTTCACCTGGCCGGTGCTGATGCGCTCGATCCGAGCCCAGGTGTTGTCGCTGAAGGAGCGCGAATTCGTCGAGGCTGCGCGACTGCTCGATCTGGGCACAATGCGGGTGGTGTTCGTCGAGATCGTGCCGAACATGGCCAGCTACATCTTGATCAACTTCATCATCGCGATCACCAACGCCATCTACGCCCTGGTCGGCCTCTACCTGTTGGGCCTGGCGCCGATGGCCGGCAGCAACTGGGCGATCATGATCAACGACGCGTGGACCTCCGGCGCGATGTTCAACCCGAACGCGATGAGTTACATCTTCTCGCCGGTGGCGGCGATCATCCTGCTCCAGCTCGGTTTGATCATGCTCAGCCGTTCGCTGGAAGAGATCCTCAACCCGCGGCTGCGGGACCGCTGA
- a CDS encoding ABC transporter ATP-binding protein, whose product MTEKTPILSVQDLVVRYSTGSHTHVDAVRGVTFDLYPGQSLALVGESGCGKTTLGLGLLRLLPRMGSVPSGSMQYVGKNGKKIDVLKLSHGALRRWRWEEAAIVFQGAMNSFNPVMRIGDQMADTMRSHLVGGVKPSKSVIAEKSAEMLRAVRLEPKQVLSSYPHELSGGMRQRVLIAISLLLDPRLLILDEPTTALDILTQRAIVDVLAELRERLGFTMIFITHDLALAAELADRVATMYAGRIIETGSVRDIFSNARHPYTAGLINAVPPVTGELPTLASIPGSPPSLASLPAGCAFRDRCRFAEEQCAKTDPVLDLIEQRPEGMQHSAACLRWQEVHSKREVVGADV is encoded by the coding sequence ATGACTGAGAAAACTCCGATCCTGTCGGTGCAGGACTTGGTGGTCCGCTACTCGACGGGTTCCCATACCCATGTGGACGCGGTCCGCGGTGTGACGTTCGATCTCTACCCGGGGCAGTCGCTGGCGCTGGTCGGCGAGTCCGGTTGCGGCAAGACCACTCTGGGCCTTGGGCTGCTGAGACTGCTGCCTCGGATGGGCAGCGTGCCGAGCGGCAGCATGCAGTACGTCGGCAAGAACGGCAAGAAGATCGACGTGCTCAAGCTGAGCCACGGCGCCCTGCGACGGTGGCGGTGGGAGGAAGCCGCGATCGTCTTCCAGGGCGCGATGAACTCGTTCAACCCGGTGATGCGGATCGGCGACCAGATGGCCGACACCATGCGGTCGCACCTGGTCGGCGGTGTCAAACCGAGCAAGTCGGTGATCGCGGAGAAGAGCGCGGAGATGCTCCGCGCGGTCCGGTTGGAGCCCAAGCAGGTGCTGTCCAGCTATCCGCACGAACTGTCCGGCGGAATGCGGCAGCGGGTGCTGATCGCCATCAGCCTGCTGCTGGATCCGCGGTTGTTGATCTTGGACGAGCCGACCACGGCCCTCGACATCCTCACCCAGCGGGCGATCGTGGATGTGCTGGCCGAGCTGCGCGAACGGCTCGGCTTCACGATGATCTTCATCACCCACGACCTGGCGCTGGCCGCCGAGCTCGCCGACCGGGTGGCCACCATGTACGCCGGCCGGATCATCGAGACCGGCAGCGTGCGAGACATCTTCTCCAACGCACGCCATCCCTACACGGCGGGCTTGATCAACGCGGTGCCGCCGGTCACCGGGGAGCTGCCGACGCTGGCGTCGATTCCGGGTTCGCCGCCCTCGTTGGCGTCGTTGCCGGCCGGCTGCGCATTTCGAGATCGTTGCAGATTCGCCGAAGAGCAGTGCGCGAAGACCGATCCGGTGCTGGACTTGATCGAGCAGCGTCCCGAAGGAATGCAGCACAGCGCGGCGTGCCTGCGCTGGCAAGAGGTTCACAGCAAGCGAGAGGTGGTGGGGGCCGATGTCTGA
- a CDS encoding ABC transporter ATP-binding protein, translated as MSEAEASQKSGQPLMQLDNVSQIFHTRKGDRPAVRDVNLTVNAGEVLCLVGESGCGKTTSARMAAGLNKPSNGRVSYQGKDIWELDKAEFASYRTSVQYVHQDPYASLNPIRSVFKTLAAPLRRHGLVKNAREAWDRSAELLRRVDLTPPESYLNKFPHQMSGGQRQRVAVARALALDPKLIIADESTSMLDVSIRVGMLNMLGRLRDDLGVGFLFITHDLAIAKYFGWHGRTAVMYLGRVVEYGPTPDVINNPKHPYTKALLNAVPEPDPDLAAKKLPGGGLRSADIPSLAALPNGCTFHPRCPLFEEGLCDVTGPELTLIEPRREVACHVVARDALERDLGSGGIVRADPPKPTASLSGAE; from the coding sequence ATGTCTGAGGCCGAGGCGAGCCAGAAATCGGGCCAGCCGCTGATGCAGCTGGACAATGTCTCGCAGATCTTCCACACCCGCAAGGGGGATCGGCCCGCGGTCCGCGATGTCAACCTCACCGTGAACGCGGGCGAGGTGCTCTGCCTGGTCGGTGAGTCCGGCTGCGGCAAGACCACCAGCGCCCGGATGGCCGCGGGCCTGAACAAGCCGTCAAATGGCCGGGTTTCCTACCAGGGCAAGGACATCTGGGAGCTGGACAAGGCGGAGTTCGCCTCGTACCGGACGTCGGTCCAGTATGTCCACCAGGATCCGTACGCCTCGCTCAACCCGATCCGCAGCGTGTTCAAGACGCTGGCCGCGCCGCTGCGCCGGCACGGACTGGTGAAGAACGCTCGTGAGGCGTGGGATCGGTCGGCCGAGCTGCTGCGCCGGGTGGACCTGACGCCGCCGGAAAGTTATCTGAACAAGTTCCCGCACCAGATGTCGGGCGGCCAGCGGCAGCGGGTCGCGGTGGCCCGAGCGCTGGCTCTTGATCCGAAGTTGATCATCGCCGACGAGTCCACCTCGATGCTGGACGTGTCCATCCGGGTCGGCATGCTCAACATGTTGGGTCGGCTGCGTGATGATCTTGGTGTCGGTTTCCTGTTCATCACCCACGACCTGGCGATCGCCAAGTACTTCGGCTGGCACGGCCGGACCGCGGTGATGTATCTCGGCCGGGTGGTGGAGTACGGGCCGACGCCGGACGTGATCAACAACCCGAAACACCCGTACACCAAGGCGTTGTTGAATGCGGTGCCGGAGCCAGATCCGGACCTTGCGGCCAAGAAGCTGCCGGGCGGGGGACTGCGAAGTGCGGACATCCCGAGTCTGGCCGCCTTGCCTAACGGCTGCACCTTCCATCCGCGCTGTCCGCTGTTCGAGGAAGGCCTGTGCGATGTCACCGGTCCGGAACTGACCTTGATCGAACCGCGACGCGAGGTCGCCTGCCATGTGGTGGCTCGGGACGCGCTGGAGCGTGATCTTGGTTCGGGCGGGATCGTCAGGGCCGACCCGCCGAAGCCGACCGCGTCGCTTAGCGGAGCGGAGTAG